One Thermodesulfobacteriota bacterium genomic region harbors:
- a CDS encoding nitroreductase family deazaflavin-dependent oxidoreductase — protein sequence MAAPSAEDNSFKRLLAWFGSTRAGAWTMINVASHIDRWLIRASGGRLNMTFAWPCLLLTTKGAKTGRPRTMPLLYFRDGDNIVIIASKGGNLRHPAWYLNLRANPEVEIFVDGKSGRYIARDAIGEERERLWNKTLGVYSGYEKYQRRAGGREIPVVVLEPQYR from the coding sequence ATGGCAGCTCCGTCCGCTGAAGACAACTCGTTCAAAAGGCTCCTCGCGTGGTTCGGCTCCACGAGGGCGGGGGCGTGGACTATGATAAATGTTGCGTCCCACATCGATAGATGGCTGATAAGAGCATCGGGCGGTCGGCTTAACATGACGTTCGCCTGGCCGTGCTTGCTGCTGACCACTAAGGGAGCAAAGACCGGAAGGCCGAGGACGATGCCCCTCCTTTATTTCCGGGACGGAGATAACATCGTGATTATCGCGTCCAAGGGCGGAAACCTCCGCCATCCGGCCTGGTATCTGAATCTACGTGCCAATCCCGAAGTAGAAATCTTCGTAGACGGGAAATCGGGCCGGTACATCGCAAGGGACGCTATCGGAGAGGAGCGCGAGAGGCTCTGGAACAAGACCCTCGGGGTCTACTCGGGTTACGAGAAATATCAGAGAAGGGCAGGGGGGAGGGAGATTCCGGTCGTGGTGCTTGAACCTCAGTATCGCTGA
- a CDS encoding TfoX/Sxy family protein: MAYDEKLAGRIREIINRSGQFKERKMFGGIAFMLNGNMCLGVLGDLLMARVGPAQYEASLSQPNVRPMDFTGKPMKGYVYVEPAGYKEDVDLKVWVDRCVDFVSTLPEK, encoded by the coding sequence ATGGCATACGACGAAAAACTAGCCGGCAGGATACGGGAGATTATCAACAGAAGCGGTCAATTCAAAGAAAGGAAAATGTTCGGGGGCATAGCATTCATGCTGAACGGCAACATGTGCTTGGGCGTCTTGGGCGACCTGCTCATGGCCAGGGTGGGACCCGCCCAGTACGAGGCCTCGCTGTCACAGCCTAACGTGCGGCCTATGGACTTCACTGGGAAGCCGATGAAGGGGTACGTCTATGTCGAGCCCGCTGGCTACAAGGAGGACGTGGATTTGAAAGTGTGGGTCGACAGGTGCGTGGACTTCGTCTCGACCCTGCCGGAGAAGTGA